A genome region from Euphorbia lathyris chromosome 4, ddEupLath1.1, whole genome shotgun sequence includes the following:
- the LOC136227914 gene encoding AT-hook motif nuclear-localized protein 15-like has translation MANRWWTGNVAMRNVDPISPSLHLRNTEEVTGLNRLGPRREQQENTTSPPQTTTHHQINQTQEETNQESEDHNTIEPGSCGGSSRRPRGRPPGSKNKPKPPIVITKESPNSLRSHVLEISSGTDIAESIASFSQRRHRGVSILSGSGVVTNVTLRQPAAPGGVITLQGRFEILSLSGSFLPPPSPPGATGLTVYLAGGQGQVVGGSVVGPLVASGPVMVIAATFSNATYERLPLEDQEEEGMQLPEQQVNSGNNSGGGGGGGGGGGGGSSNSVGESSQGMVGEHGSIPVYNLVPNGQMPHEMYWGSPPPRPPLM, from the coding sequence atggCAAATCGGTGGTGGACTGGAAATGTTGCAATGAGAAACGTCGACCCAATTTCACCGTCTCTTCACCTGAGAAACACTGAGGAAGTCACCGGTTTGAACCGCCTCGGTCCGAGGAGAGAGCAGCAAGAAAACACAACTAGCCCTCCTCAGACGACGACGCATCATCAGATCAATCAAACCCAAGAAGAAACCAACCAGGAATCGGAAGACCATAACACAATTGAACCGGGAAGCTGCGGCGGTTCATCTCGCCGTCCAAGAGGCCGTCCACCCGGTTCAAAAAACAAACCGAAACCCCCCATTGTCATCACTAAAGAAAGCCCTAATTCTCTCCGTAGCCATGTTCTCGAAATCAGCTCCGGTACTGACATAGCGGAGAGCATTGCGAGCTTCTCCCAGCGCCGCCACCGTGGGGTTTCTATCCTGAGTGGAAGTGGTGTAGTAACTAATGTTACTCTCCGGCAACCGGCAGCTCCAGGTGGAGTAATCACTCTTCAAGGTAGATTTGAGATTTTATCATTATCAGGCTCATTCCTCCCTCCCCCGTCGCCTCCCGGAGCAACGGGGCTTACTGTTTATTTAGCCGGAGGGCAAGGACAAGTGGTCGGTGGTTCAGTGGTGGGACCGTTAGTGGCATCAGGACCGGTTATGGTTATAGCAGCAACGTTTAGTAATGCTACTTATGAAAGATTGCCACTTGAGGATCAGGAAGAGGAAGGGATGCAATTGCCGGAGCAGCAGGTGAATTCAGGGAATAATAGTGGAGGTGGCGGCGGAggtggtggaggtggaggtggcgggAGTAGTAATTCAGTGGGTGAATCTTCTCAGGGAATGGTGGGTGAACATGGGTCAATACCGGTGTATAATTTGGTACCGAATGGTCAAATGCCACATGAGATGTATTGGGGGAGTCCGCCGCCACGTCCGCCGCTGATGTAG